The DNA region ACTACATCCGGAGACCTGTACTCGCTGTATTCCTCCCAGCCCGGCTCAAACGACCAGTCGGGAGTAAATCCCTGCAGGAAAATAACGCATCGTTAGATCTGTTATTAGAAAATCTGATACTTTTCGGAATAGAATTTCACAATAAAGAAATGCATCATTAGAAAGGTATATTTTTGTTCTATCGATAGGATTTCgtggtttcaaaatgatacatttcaacatataaaattcgaattgtgggCTCCTTCGGTTATCTGATAATATATGTAAATCGATAGAACAGTTTAGGAGCTAGCTATAGGCCTCCAGAGAGAACTATCAATATCAGCATAATCTGAACCCATGACCTCGGCGCTCAGAGAGTTATAACGTTTTACGCAGATGAATGAGTCATACCTGGAAATACGGAGACCATTTTTCCAATTTGGCTACATCGCACATGTGAACCAGCGTCGTTGACGTAATCAACACCAGTACGACTTCCCCGTTGGCGGAGAGCAgacgttttatattttccaagtTCTTATATTGATTCGGAGTCCAGTGAAGAACCATGAACGACGTGATCAAGTCGAATTTCCGTCGCCAGTCCGCTCCGTACGAGTCGGGATCGGTCACGTCGGCGACCAGGTATTCGATTTTAGGATTCGGATTTTTCGCTCGGGCGAATTCGACCATAGATTCGTACTGGAATGCGATGGTAAAGTAATAAAACCATTGGAAAAATCCGATGTTTTTTAATCTAGAATTCATTACTTTTGATTCATTGCCTGCGTTTCTAGCAGGTCGGACATTTTATGGTACAGCAAACATACAGCAAACATGCGCAAAAATATGACCTCAAGTACAGACCGTGGTTGGATCCCGGTTTGGCCATTTTcccaatttacaaattccctgagttagCTGATGTTTCTCCATGTTACAACAAACAGATTCTCAAATAAATTTCTAGGCACAAAATATTACAATCCATAACATATTTGAATTAGGTAATGCGAAGAGATGTGTGGTCAATATAGCACTTCTAGTCGAATTCCCTGCGTTTAGTAGGTTTTGGTAAAGTTTGTCAAATTACCAACGTTTTCAAAGTTTCTCTTGATTCGTTCTAGATTTTTTTTCCGATAACGCCCGTTTTCCATGTCAGTGGCCTCCCTGTTTCTGCAACCACTGGCAAATCTGATAGGGCTAACGAAGGGTAACCCCTGAGCCGATGAACGATGCTGTCATGATATATACCCCcttccctccctgaccagcaAAACGGACTGTATTTACCTTATCAAAAGCGGTAAGATGTTCGACGTTGgtcagtttactcagtatcgtATTAGTGACTTCACCGCTACCGCAGCCTATATCCAATACATTACTGTAACCACCCGGCTTGAAATCAATGGTCGATAAAACATTAGCGGCCCAATTTCTCGTGCCATCGCTAGCATTCGAATAGAGTTCCGCGTTCGGATTCATTCTGTATCTTCCGCAAGCAAGAACGTAAAGAATTAGATCGAGCGAAAATGTTCCAGATCTCGCGGAAGTGAAGAACGGAACCGCAATTACCAGAAAGAGTTTATGCGGGCGGTTTTGTGATTTTTTACGTTCTCTATTTAGAG from Tubulanus polymorphus chromosome 12, tnTubPoly1.2, whole genome shotgun sequence includes:
- the LOC141914211 gene encoding juvenile hormone acid O-methyltransferase-like, producing MNPNAELYSNASDGTRNWAANVLSTIDFKPGGYSNVLDIGCGSGEVTNTILSKLTNVEHLTAFDKYESMVEFARAKNPNPKIEYLVADVTDPDSYGADWRRKFDLITSFMVLHWTPNQYKNLENIKRLLSANGEVVLVLITSTTLVHMCDVAKLEKWSPYFQGFTPDWSFEPGWEEYSEYRSPDVVTGYRRMAESLGLTVKQCTTNNYEYVYSDLQSAKPWFSALLPHAKKIPESKLAEFMDDAFGVYMEKVPLGENGVIRMAASAIVAHLQKIS